One window of the Rhodothermales bacterium genome contains the following:
- a CDS encoding NAD-dependent succinate-semialdehyde dehydrogenase gives MPAAAQLKNASLLRSQAHLDGQWCDALSGATFPVMNPADAGTLATVPDMGPDDARLAVSAAHRAFPEWSRQTAGDRASTLRKWNDLILENRQDLARLMTLEQGKPLKESLGEVDYGASFVAWFAEEARRAYGDVIPAHASDKRILALRQPVGVCVAITPWNFPIAMITRKVAPALAAGCTVVVKPAAETPLCALALAWLASEAGLPPGVFNVVTTDDASAVGEALLADIRVRKISFTGSTPVGKILMRQAADTVKRVSLELGGNAPFIVFDDADVEAAADGALASKYRNAGQTCVCANRIYVQDGIYDAFLAAYDKRVAGLKVGSGLDDGVDIGPIINEKGVGKIERLLDDAVRTGARITRGGTRVSDDGTWFEPTIIQDVEDRMTISEEEIFGPVSAIYRFSDEEEAIRRANDTPFGLAAYFYSKDNARIWRVSEALEYGMVGVNTGLVSTAVAPFGGVKESGIGREGSRYGMDEYLEIKYVCVGGLSD, from the coding sequence ATGCCTGCTGCCGCCCAATTGAAGAATGCTTCCCTGCTCCGATCCCAGGCCCATCTGGATGGTCAATGGTGCGACGCCCTGTCCGGCGCGACCTTTCCGGTCATGAACCCGGCCGACGCGGGCACGTTGGCCACCGTTCCGGACATGGGGCCCGACGATGCCCGCCTGGCGGTCTCGGCGGCCCACCGGGCGTTCCCGGAATGGTCGCGCCAGACAGCCGGTGACCGCGCCTCGACGCTGCGGAAGTGGAACGATCTCATCCTGGAAAATCGCCAGGACCTGGCCCGGCTCATGACGCTGGAGCAGGGAAAACCGCTCAAGGAATCGCTCGGGGAGGTGGATTACGGCGCATCGTTCGTCGCGTGGTTCGCCGAGGAGGCGCGCCGGGCGTATGGCGACGTCATCCCGGCGCACGCATCGGACAAACGGATCCTGGCCCTCCGCCAACCCGTGGGCGTTTGCGTGGCCATCACCCCGTGGAATTTTCCGATTGCCATGATCACCCGGAAGGTGGCGCCGGCGCTGGCGGCCGGGTGTACGGTGGTCGTGAAGCCCGCCGCCGAGACGCCGCTGTGCGCGCTTGCCTTGGCGTGGTTGGCGAGCGAAGCCGGGTTGCCGCCGGGGGTGTTCAACGTCGTCACGACGGATGACGCCAGCGCGGTGGGGGAGGCCTTGCTGGCGGACATCCGGGTGCGGAAAATCTCATTCACGGGATCCACGCCGGTGGGCAAGATCCTCATGCGGCAAGCGGCCGACACCGTGAAGCGTGTATCGCTTGAACTCGGCGGGAATGCACCGTTCATCGTGTTCGACGATGCGGATGTGGAAGCCGCGGCGGACGGCGCGCTCGCATCGAAATACCGGAATGCCGGCCAGACGTGCGTGTGCGCCAACCGGATTTACGTGCAGGATGGCATTTACGATGCATTCCTCGCGGCCTACGACAAGCGGGTCGCCGGATTGAAGGTGGGCTCCGGCCTCGATGATGGCGTCGACATCGGGCCCATCATCAACGAAAAGGGTGTTGGGAAAATTGAGCGGCTGTTGGACGATGCGGTGCGCACGGGCGCCCGGATTACCCGCGGCGGGACGCGGGTGTCGGACGACGGCACGTGGTTCGAGCCGACCATCATCCAGGACGTGGAGGACCGGATGACGATCTCCGAAGAGGAGATTTTCGGGCCGGTCTCCGCCATCTACCGGTTCTCGGACGAGGAGGAAGCCATCCGGCGTGCCAACGATACACCGTTCGGACTGGCCGCGTACTTCTATTCGAAGGACAACGCACGGATCTGGCGGGTGTCCGAGGCGCTGGAATACGGTATGGTGGGGGTGAATACCGGCCTGGTTTCGACGGCGGTGGCACCGTTCGGCGGCGTCAAGGAATCGGGCATCGGCCGGGAAGGGTCGCGGTACGGTATGGACGAGTACCTGGAAATCAAGTATGTTTGCGTCGGCGGCCTTTCGGATTGA